Proteins found in one Camelus bactrianus isolate YW-2024 breed Bactrian camel chromosome X, ASM4877302v1, whole genome shotgun sequence genomic segment:
- the MED12 gene encoding mediator of RNA polymerase II transcription subunit 12 isoform X3 yields the protein MAAFGILSYEHRPLKRPRLGPPDVYPQDPKQKEDELTALNVKQGFNNQPAVSGDEHGSAKNVNFNPAKISSNFSSIIAEKLRCNTLPDTGRRKPQVNQKDNFWLVTPRSQSAINTWFTDLAGTKPLTQLAKKVPIFSKKDEVFGYLAKYTVPVMRAAWLIKMTCAYYAAMSETKVKKRHVVDPFTEWTQIITKYLWEQLQKMAEYYRPGPAGSGGCGSTIGPLPHDVEVAIRQWDYNEKLAMFMFQDGMLDRHEFLTWVLECFEKIRPGEDELLKLLLPLLLRYSGEFVQSAYLSRRLAYFCTRRLALQLDGVSSHSSHVMSTQSTSTLPTTPTPQPPTSSTPSTPFSDLLMCPQHRPLVFGLSCILQTILLCCPSALVWHYSLTDSRIKTGSPLDHLPIAPSNLPMPEGNSAFTQQVRAKLREIEQQIKERGQAVEVRWSFDKCQEATAGFTIGRVLHTLEVLDSHSFERSDFSNSLDSLCNRIFGLGPSKDGHEISSDDDAVVSLLCEWAVSCKRSGRHRAMVVAKLLEKRQAEIEAERCGESEASDEKGSIASGSLSAPSAPIFQDVLLQFLDTQAPMLTDPRSESERVEFFNLVLLFCELIRHDVFSHNMYTCTLISRGDLAFGAPGPRPPSPFDDPADDPERKEAEGSSSSKLEDPGLSESMDIDPSSSVLFEDMEKPDFSLFSPTMPCEGKGSPSPGKPDVEKEVKPPPKEKLEGTLGVLYDQPRHVQYATHFPIPQEESCSHECNQRLVVLFGVGKQRDDARHAIKKITKDILKVLNRKGTAETDQLAPIVPLNPGDLTFLGGEDGQKRRRNRPEAFPTAEDIFAKFQHLSHYDQHQVTAQVSRNVLEQITSFALGMSYHLPLVQHVQFIFDLMEYSLSISGLIDFAIQLLNELSVVEAELLLKSSDLVGSYTTSLCLCIVAVLRHYHACLILNQDQMAQVFEGLCGVVKHGMNRSDGSSAERCILAYLYDLYTSCSHLKSKFGELFSDFCSKVKNTIYCNVEPSESNMRWAPEFMIDTLENPAAHTFTYTGLGKSLSENPANRYSFVCNALMHVCVGHHDPDRVNDIAILCAELTGYCKSLSAEWLGVLKALCCSSNNGTCGFNDLLCNVDVSDLSFHDSLATFVAILIARQCLLLEDLIRCAAIPSLLNAACSEQDSEPGARLTCRILLHLFKTPQLNPCQSDGNKPTVGIRSSCDRHLLAASQNRIVDGAVFAVLKAVFVLGDAELKGSGFTVTGGTEELPEEEGGGGSGGRRQGGRNISVETASLDVYAKYVLRSICQQEWVGERCLKSLCEDSNDLQDPVLSSAQAQRLMQLICYPHRLLDNEDGENPQRQRIKRILQNLDQWTMRQSSLELQLMIKQTPKNEMNSLLENIAKATIEVFQQSAETGSSSGNTASNMPSSSKTKPVLSSLERSGVWLVAPLIAKLPTSVQGHVLKAAGEELEKGQHLGSSSRKERDRQKQKSMSLLSQQPFLSLVLTCLKGQDEQREGLLTSLYSQVHQIVNNWRDDQYLDDCKPKQLMHEALKLRLNLVGGMFDTVQRSTQQTTEWAVLLLEIIISGTVDMQSNNELFTTVLDMLSVLINGTLAADMSSISQGSMEENKRAYMNLVKKLQKELGERQSDSLEKVRQLLPLPKPTRDVITCEPQGSLIDTKGNKIAGFDSIFKKEGLQVSTKQKISPWDLFEGLKPSAPLSWGWFGTVRVDRRVARGEEQQRLLLYHTHLRPRPRAYYLEPLPLPPEDEEPPAPALLEPEKKAPEPPKTDKPGAAPPNTEERKKKSTKGKKRSQPAAKTEDYGMGPGRSGPYGVTVPPDLLHHANPGSISHLSYRQGSIGLYTQNQPLPAGGPRVDPYRPVRLPMQKMPTRPPYPGVLPTTMTGVMGLEPSSYKTSVYRQQQPAVPQGQRLRQQLQAKIQSQGILGQSSVHQMTPSSSYGLQTSQGYTPYVSHVGLQQHAGPAGTMVPPSYSSQPYQSTHPSTNPTLVDPTRHLQQRPSGYVHQQAPTYGHGLTSTQRFSHQTLQQTPMIGTMAQLGAQGVQAGVRSASILPEQQQQQQQQQQQQQQQQQQQQQQQQQQQQQQQQQQQQQQYHIRQQQQQQILRQQQQQQQQQQQQQQQQQQQQQQQQQQQQQAHQQQQQAAPPQPQPQSQPQFQRQGLQQTQQQQQTAALVRQLQQQLSNTQPQPSTNIFGRY from the exons ATGGCGGCCTTCGGGATCTTGAGCTACGAACACCGGCCCCTGAAGCGGCCGCGGCTGGGGCCTCCCGATGTGTACCCTCAAGATCCCAAACAGAAGGAG GATGAACTCACGGCCTTGAATGTAAAACAAGGTTTCAATAACCAGCCTGCTGTCTCTGGGGATGAACATGGCAGTGCCAAGAACGTCAACTTCAATCCTGCCAAG ATCAGTTCCAACTTCAGCAGCATTATTGCAGAGAAGTTACGTTGTAACACCCTCCCTGACACTGGTCGCAGGAAGCCCCAAGTGAACCAGAAGGACAACTTCTGGCTGGTGACTCCACGATCCCAGAGTGCCATTAACACCTGGTTCACTGACCTGGCTGGCACCAAGCCACTTACACAACTAGCCAAAAAG GTCCCCATTTTCAGTAAGAAGGACGAAGTGTTTGGGTACTTAGCCAAATACACAGTGCCTGTGATGCGGGCTGCCTGGCTCATTAAGATGACTTGTGCCTACTATGCAGCAATGTCTGAGACCAAGGTTAAGAAGCGACATGTCGTTGACCCCTTCACGG AATGGACTCAGATTATTACCAAGTACTTATGGGAGCAGCTGCAAAAGATGGCTGAATACTACCGGCCAGGGCCTGCTGGAAGTGGGGGCTGTGGTTCCACTATAGGGCCCTTGCCCCATGATGTAGAGGTGGCAATCCGGCAGTGGGACTACAACGAGAAGCTGGCCATGTTCATGTTTCAG GACGGAATGCTGGACAGACATGAGTTCCTGACCTGGGTACTTGAGTGTTTTGAGAAAATCCGCCCTGGAGAGGATGAATTACTTAAACTACTGCTGCCTTTGCTGCTTCGA TACTCTGGGGAATTCGTTCAGTCTGCGTACTTGTCTCGCCGCCTTGCGTACTTCTGTACGCGGAGACTGGCCCTACAGCTGGATGGCGTGAGCAGTCACTCGTCTCATGTGATGTCCACTCAGTCAACGAGCACACTGCCCACCACCCCTACTCCTCAGCCCCCAACTAGCAGCACACCCTCTACACCCTTTAGTGACCTGCTTATGTGCCCTCAGCACCGGCCCCTGGTTTTTGGCCTCAGCTGTATCCTTCAG ACCATCCTCCTGTGTTGTCCTAGTGCCCTGGTTTGGCACTACTCACTGACTGATAGTCGAATCAAGACTGGCTCACCACTTGACCACCTGCCAATTGCCCCCTCCAACCTGCCCATGCCAGAGGGCAACAGTGCCTTCACTCAGCAG GTTCGTGCAAAGTTGCGGGAGATTGAGCAGCAGATCAAGGAGCGGGGACAGGCTGTTGAGGTTCGCTGGTCTTTTGATAAGTGCCAGGAAGCGACTGCAG GCTTCACCATTGGACGAGTGCTCCATACTTTGGAAGTGCTGGACAGCCATAGTTTTGAACGTTCGGACTTCAGCAATTCACTTGACTCCCTTTGTAACCGAATCTTTGGATTGGGGCCTAGCAAGGATGGGCACGAG ATCTCCTCAGATGATGATGCTGTGGTATCATTACTGTGTGAATGGGCTGTCAGCTGCAAGCGCTCTGGTCGGCATCGTGCTATGGTGGTAGCCAAACTGCTGgagaagaggcaggcagagatTGAGGCTGAG CGTTGTGGAGAATCTGAAGCCTCAGATGAAAAGGGTTCCATCGCCTCTGGCTCCCTTTCTGCTCCCAGTGCTCCCATTTTCCAGGATGTCCTCCTACAGTTTCTGGACACACAGGCTCCCATGCTGA CGGACCCCCGGAGTGAGAGTGAGCGGGTAGAATTCTTTAACCTGGTACTGCTGTTCTGTGAACTGATTCGACATGATGTTTTCTCCCACAACATGTATACTTGCACCCTCATCTCCCGAGGGGACCTTGCCTTTGGAGCCCCTGGTCCCCGGCCTCCCTCTCCTTTTGACGACCCTGCCGATGACCCTGAGCGCAAGGAGGCtgagggcagcagcagcagcaagctGGAG GATCCAGGGCTCTCAGAGTCTATGGACATCGATCCTAGCTCCAGTGTGCTCTTTGAGGACATGGAGAAGCCTGACTTCTCA TTGTTCTCCCCTACTATGCCCTGTGAGGGCAAGGGCAGTCCATCCCCTGGGAAGCCAGATGTTGAGAAGGAGGTGAAGCCCCCACCCAAGGAGAAGCTAGAAGGGACCCTTGGGGTTCTTTATGACCAGCCGCGGCATGTGCAGTATGCCACGCACTTTCCCATCCCCCAG GAGGAGTCATGCAGCCATGAGTGCAACCAGCGGTTGGTCGTACTGTTTGGGGTGGGAAAGCAGCGCGATGATGCCCGCCATGCCATCAAGAAAATTACCAAGGATATCCTGAAGGTTCTGAACCGCAAGGGGACCGCGGAAACTG ACCAGCTTGCTCCTATTGTGCCTCTGAATCCTGGAGACCTGACATTCTTAG GTGGGGAGGATGGGCAGAAGCGGCGACGCAACCGGCCTGAAGCCTTCCCCACTGCTGAGGACATCTTTGCTAAGTTCCAGCACCTTTCTCATTATGACCAACACCAGGTCACGGCTCAG GTCTCCCGGAACGTTCTGGAGCAGATCACGAGCTTCGCCCTTGGCATGTCATACCACTTGCCTCTCGTGCAGCACGTGCAGTTCATCTTCGACCTCATGGAGTATTCACTCAGCATCAGTGGCCTCATCGACTTTGCCATACAG CTACTGAATGAACTGAGTGTCGTGGAGGCCGAGTTGCTTCTCAAATCCTCGGACCTGGTGGGCAGCTACACTACCAGCCTGTGCCTGTGCATTGTGGCTGTCCTGAGGCACTACCACGCCTGCCTCATCCTCAACCAGGACCAGATGGCACAGGTCTTTGAGGG GCTGTGTGGCGTCGTGAAGCATGGGATGAACCGGTCCGATGGCTCCTCTGCGGAACGCTGTATCCTTGCTTATCTCTATGATCTGTACACCTCCTGTAGCCATTTAAAGAGCAAATTTGGGGAGCTCTTCAG CGACTTCTGCTCCAAGGTGAAGAACACCATCTACTGCAACGTGGAGCCGTCAGAATCCAACATGCGCTGGGCGCCCGAGTTCATGATTGACACTCTGGAGAACCCGGCCGCTCACACTTTCACCTACACGGGGCTAGGCAAGAGTCTTAGTGAGAACCCTGCTAACCGCTACAGCTTTGTCTGCAATGCCCTTATGCACGTCTGTGTGGGGCACCATGATCCCGATAG GGTGAATGACATCGCCATCCTGTGTGCAGAGCTGACGGGCTATTGCAAGTCGCTGAGTGCGGAGTGGCTGGGGGTGCTTAAGGCCTTGTGCTGCTCCTCTAACAATGGCACCTGTGGTTTCAACGACCTCCTCTGCAACGTGGAT GTCAGTGACCTGTCGTTTCACGACTCACTGGCTACTTTTGTCGCCATCCTCATCGCTCGGCAGTGTTTGCTCTTAGAGGATCTGATTCGCTGCGCGGCCATCCCTTCCCTCCTTAATGCTG CCTGCAGTGAACAGGACTCGGAACCAGGGGCCCGGCTTACCTGCCGTATTCTCCTCCACCTTTTCAAGACACCTCAACTCAATCCTTGCCAGTCGGACGGAA ACAAGCCTACAGTAGGAATCCGCTCCTCCTGTGACCGCCACCTGCTGGCTGCCTCCCAGAACCGCATCGTGGATGGAGCTGTGTTTGCTGTTCTCAAGGCTGTGTTTGTACTTG GGGATGCGGAACTGAAGGGGTCGGGCTTCACTGTGACAGGAGGAACAGAAGAACttccagaggaggagggaggaggtggcagtGGCGGTCGGAGGCAGGGTGGCCGCAACATCTCTGTGGAGACAGCAAGTCTGGATGTCTATGCCAAGTACGTGCTACGCAGCATCTGCCAGCAG GAATGGGTAGGAGAACGTTGCCTTAAATCGCTGTGTGAGGACAGCAATGACCTGCAAGACCCAGTGTTGAGTAGTGCCCAGGCCCAGCGCCTCATGCAGCTCATCTGCTACCCACATCGACTGCTAGACAACGAGGATGGGGAGAACCCCCAGCGGCAGCGCATTAAGCGTATTCTCCAG AACTTGGACCAGTGGACCATGCGCCAGTCTTCCTTGGAGCTGCAGCTCATGATCAAGCAGACCCCTAAAAAT GAGATGAATTCCCTCCTAGAGAACATCGCCAAGGCCACAATCGAGGTTTTCCAGCAATCAGCAGAGACAGGGTCATCTTCTGGAAACACTGCGAGCAACATGCCCAGCAGCAGCAAGACCAAGCCTGTGCTCAG CTCCTTAGAGCGCTCTGGTGTATGGCTGGTGGCGCCTCTCATTGCCAAACTGCCCACCTCGGTCCAGGGGCACGTGTTAAAGGCTGCTGGGGAAGAACTGGAGAAGGGCCAGCACCTTGGTTCCTCTTCCCGCAAAGAACGTGATCGACAAAAGCAGAAGAG CATGTCCCTGTTGAGCCAGCAGCCCTTCTTATCCCTCGTGCTGACATGTCTCAAAGGGCAGGATGAGCAGCGTGAGGGACTCCTTACCTCCCTCTACAGCCAGGTGCACCAG ATTGTGAATAATTGGCGAGATGACCAGTACTTAGATGATTGCAAACCAAAGCAGCTAATGCACGAGGCCCTCAAACTGCGGCTCAACCTG GTGGGGGGCATGTTTGACACGGTGCAGCGCAGCACCCAGCAGACCACAGAGTGGGCTGTGCTCCTCCTGGAGATCATCATCAGCGGCACTGTCGACATGCAGTCCAACAA TGAGCTCTTCACCACAGTCTTGGACATGCTGAGTGTGCTCATCAATGGAACACTGGCCGCGGATATGTCCAGCATCTCCCAAGGCAGCATGGAGGAAAACAAACGTGCCTATATGAATCTGGTGAAGAAGCTGCAG AAGGAGTTGGGGGAGCGCCAGTCAGACAGTCTAGAAAAAGTTCGCCAGCTGCTGCCACTGCCCAAGCCGACCCGAGATGTCATCACATGTGAGCCACAGGGCTCCCTTATCGACACCAAGGGCAACAAGATTGCTGGCTTCGACTCCATCTTCAAGAAGGAG GGTCTGCAGGTTTCCACCAAACAAAAGATCTCTCCCTGGGATCTTTTTGAGGGCTTGAAGCCATCAGCACCACTGTCTTGGGGCTGGTTTGGAACAGTGCGGGTGGACCGGCGCGTGGCCCGCGGAGAGGAGCAACAGCGGCTGCTGCTCTACCACACGCACCTGAGGCCGCGGCCCCGTGCCTATTACCTGgagccgctgccgctgccgccggaAGATGAAgagccccctgcccctgccctgctggAGCCTGAGAAAAAGGCTCCAGAACCCCCCAAAACCGACAAACCTGGGGCTGCCCCACCCAACACTGAGGAACGCAAGAAGAAGTCCACCAAGGGCAAGAAACGCAGCCAGCCTGCCGCCAAGACAGAG GACTATGGAATGGGCCCGGGCCGCAGTGGCCCCTATGGAGTGACAGTGCCTCCAGACCTCCTGCACCACGCCAACCCTGGCTCCATATCCCACCTTAGCTACAGGCAGGGCTCCATAGGCCTGTATACCCAGAACCAGCCACTACCGGCAG GCGGCCCTCGCGTGGACCCATACCGCCCTGTGCGGTTACCTATGCAGAAGATGCCAACCCGACCACCTTACCCTGGAGTGCTGCCCACGACCATGACTGGCGTCATGGGGCTGGAACCCTCCTCCTACAAGACCTCCGTGTACCGGCAGCAGCAGCCTGCAGTGCCCCAAGGACAGCGCCTTCGCCAACAGCTCCAGGCAAAGATA CAGAGTCAGGGGATATTGGGACAGTCGTCTGTCCATCAGATGACTCCCAGCTCTTCCTACGGTTTGCAGACCTCCCAG ggctATACTCCTTATGTTTCTCATGTGGGATTACAGCAACACGCAGGCCCCGCAGGTACCATGGTGCCCCCCAGCTACTCCAGCCAGCCTTATCAGAGCACCCACCCTTCTACCAATCCTACTCTTGTAGATCCTACTCGCCACCTGCAACAGCGGCCCAGTGGCTATGTGCACCAGCAGGCCCCAACCTACGGACACGGGCTGACCTCCACTCAAAG GTTTTCACACCAGACCCTGCAGCAAACGCCCATGATAGGCACCATGGCCCAGCTGGGCGCGCAGGGCGTCCAGGCCGGCGTCCGGTCGGCTTCCATTCTgcctgagcagcagcagcagcagcagcaacagcagcagcagcagcagcagcaacaacagcagcagcagcagcagcagcagcagcagcagcagcagcagcagcagcagcagcagcagcaacagtaCCACAtccggcagcagcagcagcagcagatccTGCGG cagcagcagcagcaacagcagcagcagcagcagcagcagcaacagcagcagcagcagcagcagcagcagcagcagcaacaacaacaagcacaccagcagcagcagcaggcggctccgccccagccccagccccagtcccagcccCAG TTCCAGCGCCAGGGGCTTCAGCAGACGCAGCAACAACAACAGACAGCGGCTTTGGTCCGGCAACTCCAACAACAGCTCTCCA ATACCCAGCCACAGCCCAGTACCAACATATTTGGACGCTACTGA